One window from the genome of Cyprinus carpio isolate SPL01 chromosome B1, ASM1834038v1, whole genome shotgun sequence encodes:
- the LOC109067614 gene encoding integrin alpha-L-like: MGYSTVLGMRRGVSLLFSGAPRAEHTGLVTLFTKNQNTWNVTSNISGEQIGSYFGASLNLLDVDSDGDSDFLLVGAPLFYQSQPRTEGRLYVYTLSEQKYFQRTLNVSESTTGRFAVSVASLKDLNGDGLSDVAVGAPLENEGVVYIYLGDRTHGINPELTPQRIPARSVLPGLQQFGVSLTGQMDMNDDNLTDIVIGAQGGIVLLKARPVMSVSAQLSFSPKEISLNYFECPGSNGFNALNLTSCFTVTERDQQHRISGEEAECFSESECGCGTRNESRILRSDGFVVQFSAAVRPAGFWLLLLQLLHLRAALC; this comes from the exons ATGG GTTACTCTACTGTGCTGGGAATGAGACGCGGCGTCTCTCTTCTGTTCTCTGGGGCGCCGCGGGCCGAACACACGGGTCTGGTGACCCTCTTCACCAAGAACCAAAACACATGGAACGTGACGAGCAACATCAGCGGAGAACAA ATTGGCTCATATTTCGGAGCGTCTCTGAATCTGTTGGATGTGGACTCTGATGGAGACTCAGATTTCCTGCTGGTCGGAGCTCCATTATTTTACCAGTCTCAGCCGAGGACTGAAGGGAGGCTGTACGTCTACACTTTATCAGAGCAG AAGTATTTTCAGAGGACACTGAATGTGAGTGAATCAACCACAGGTAGATTTGCTGTGTCTGTGGCTTCACTAAAGGACCTGAATGGAGACGGTCTGTCAGATGTGGCGGTCGGGGCACCGCTGGAGAATGAAGGAGTCGTCTACATCTACCTGGGTGACAGGACGCATGGCATAAACCCTGAACTCACTCCTCAG cGGATCCCAGCGCGCTCAGTTCTGCCCGGTCTGCAGCAGTTTGGAGTGTCTCTGACCGGTCAGATGGACATGAATGATGATAATCTGACAGATATCGTGATCGGAGCACAAGGAGGGATCGTCCTGCTCAA ggctcgGCCTGTGATGTCTGTATCTGCGCAGCTCAGTTTCAGTCCAAAGGAAATCAGTCTGAACTACTTTGAATGTCCGGGTAGCAACggatttaatgcattaaatctcACGTCATGTTTCACGGTGACCGAGAGGGACCAGCAGCACAG GATCTCTGGAGAAGAAGCTGAATGTTTCTCTGAATCTGAATGTGGATGTGGTACGAGGAATGAGTCGAGGATTCTTCGATCCGATGGATTCGTCGTCCAGTTCTCTGCAGCAGTCCGTCCTGCTGGATTCTGGCTTCTCCTGCTTCAACTTCTCCATCTTCGTGCTG CGCTGTGTTGA